From Burkholderia cenocepacia, the proteins below share one genomic window:
- a CDS encoding chemotaxis protein CheB produces MAGIAADFPVPICIVQHIGRHRTILPELLSRWGRLDASEALHGEPPQAGRIYVAPSDRHMIVRGGGLWLLDTAAENFTRPAADPLFRSAAREYGAGAIGVVLSGDLDDGAAGLAAIRARGGYGIVQDPDECEAPSMPRSALAAAGADAVARAGELPQAIHAAVYGARAKEQRKMADLRDLDRESRIAEGASSIPGFSTKSARVPHSRAPVATACSGACATIVRCDTDAIPGMRFPRFLSTTRKPRKRKMRYGRRSARFTSA; encoded by the coding sequence GTGGCGGGCATCGCCGCGGATTTTCCGGTGCCGATTTGCATCGTGCAGCACATTGGTCGACATCGGACGATTCTGCCAGAGCTGTTGTCGCGATGGGGCAGGCTGGATGCAAGCGAGGCGCTACATGGGGAACCGCCGCAGGCCGGCCGGATTTACGTGGCCCCGTCCGACAGGCACATGATCGTGCGCGGCGGCGGTCTCTGGCTGCTCGATACGGCCGCCGAGAACTTCACCCGGCCGGCCGCCGATCCGCTGTTCCGGTCTGCCGCACGCGAATATGGGGCCGGTGCGATCGGCGTGGTGCTCAGCGGCGATCTCGACGACGGCGCGGCCGGCCTCGCGGCGATTCGTGCCCGGGGCGGGTACGGTATCGTTCAGGACCCCGACGAATGCGAGGCGCCGTCGATGCCGCGCAGTGCGTTGGCCGCGGCGGGCGCCGATGCGGTCGCAAGGGCCGGAGAACTGCCGCAGGCCATTCATGCAGCGGTCTACGGCGCACGTGCGAAGGAGCAGCGAAAGATGGCAGACTTGCGCGACCTGGACCGTGAGAGCCGGATTGCCGAGGGGGCCTCGTCGATCCCGGGATTCTCGACGAAATCGGCACGCGTTCCGCACTCACGTGCCCCAGTTGCAACGGCGTGCTCTGGCGCATGCGCGACGATCGTCCGTTGCGATACCGATGCCATACCGGGCATGCGTTTTCCGCGCTTTCTCTCGACGACGCGGAAGCCCAGAAAGCGGAAGATGCGATATGGACGGCGATCCGCGCGGTTCACGAGCGCATGA
- a CDS encoding NRAMP family divalent metal transporter produces MNDNDFLQPEPTEPAPNGITWVRRLGPGLITGAADDDPSGIGTYSQAGAQFGFELLWSLLLTYPLMTAIQLVSARIGRVTGKGLASNMRKHYPPWLLYGTVVLLITANVINIAADLSAMGAAVNLLLPGPQQLYIACLGGVSVVLQVFVPYDRYSRLLKWTALTLLAYVAVALIVPVSWAEVGRAIVQPHAQLSAAYLTTLVAVLGTTISPYLFFWQASQEVEELRAVPDARPLRRMPRQAPAQLRRISFDTWFGMGVSNVIAFFIVLTAAATLNAHHIDVKTSADAARALEPLAGHFAYVLFALGIVGTGLLALPVLAGSAAYAAAGTFRWRNSLALQWGVAPEFYAVIVLAIVGGIAFTFMHFDPIRALYWSAVINGVSAVPIMVVMMLMARSKRVMGEFAVSGALAWGGWIATLAMAIAAMGVFVPG; encoded by the coding sequence ATGAACGACAACGATTTTCTCCAGCCCGAGCCGACGGAACCGGCGCCGAACGGGATCACGTGGGTCCGGCGTCTCGGCCCCGGCCTGATCACCGGCGCCGCCGACGACGATCCTTCCGGCATCGGCACCTACTCGCAGGCGGGCGCGCAATTCGGCTTCGAACTGCTGTGGTCGCTGTTGCTCACGTACCCGCTGATGACGGCCATCCAGTTGGTCAGCGCGCGAATCGGCCGCGTGACGGGCAAGGGTCTCGCGTCCAACATGCGCAAGCACTACCCGCCATGGCTGCTGTACGGGACGGTCGTGCTGCTGATCACGGCCAACGTGATCAACATTGCGGCCGACCTGTCGGCCATGGGCGCGGCCGTCAATTTGTTGCTGCCCGGCCCGCAGCAGCTTTACATCGCGTGCCTCGGCGGCGTGTCGGTCGTGCTGCAGGTTTTCGTCCCGTACGACCGCTATTCGCGATTGCTCAAATGGACGGCGCTGACGCTGCTCGCCTACGTCGCGGTCGCCCTCATCGTGCCGGTCAGCTGGGCCGAGGTCGGTCGCGCGATCGTGCAGCCCCACGCGCAGTTGAGCGCCGCGTATCTGACCACGCTCGTCGCCGTGCTCGGCACGACCATCAGCCCGTATCTGTTTTTCTGGCAGGCGTCCCAGGAAGTCGAAGAATTGCGCGCCGTGCCGGACGCGCGGCCGCTGCGGCGCATGCCGCGCCAGGCGCCCGCCCAGTTGCGCCGGATCAGCTTCGACACGTGGTTCGGCATGGGCGTCTCGAACGTAATCGCCTTCTTCATCGTGCTGACGGCGGCCGCCACGCTCAACGCGCATCACATCGACGTCAAGACGTCGGCGGATGCGGCGCGGGCGCTCGAGCCGCTTGCCGGTCACTTCGCGTACGTGCTGTTTGCGCTCGGCATCGTCGGCACCGGCCTGCTGGCGCTGCCGGTGCTCGCGGGCTCGGCCGCCTACGCGGCAGCGGGTACGTTCCGCTGGCGCAACAGTCTCGCGCTGCAGTGGGGCGTCGCGCCGGAATTCTATGCGGTGATCGTATTGGCGATCGTCGGCGGAATCGCGTTCACGTTCATGCATTTCGACCCGATCCGCGCGCTTTACTGGAGCGCCGTCATCAACGGCGTGAGCGCCGTTCCGATCATGGTCGTGATGATGCTGATGGCGAGAAGCAAGCGGGTCATGGGCGAGTTCGCCGTCAGCGGCGCGCTTGCGTGGGGTGGATGGATCGCGACGCTCGCGATGGCGATCGCGGCAATGGGCGTGTTCGTGCCCGGATAG
- a CDS encoding TetR/AcrR family transcriptional regulator has translation MRANKRQLVVDKATELFSRHGFHPVGVDWIIDDSGVARMTLYRHFASKDELIREVLVQRYDLIVGSIDAQLQHVVDPVERVKTIFDWYEAWFRTPEFAGCLFERALAEFGTAYAPISDVAIRYRRKMVEWIAELIEALVPPETANRLATVFMMLLDGATVDARAFNDSAAAGRAWQAAHALLEQAMHATASPADGAANPT, from the coding sequence GTGCGAGCCAACAAACGCCAGCTGGTGGTAGACAAAGCGACCGAACTGTTCTCGAGGCACGGATTCCACCCGGTGGGCGTGGACTGGATCATCGACGATTCCGGTGTCGCCCGAATGACGCTGTACCGGCATTTTGCGAGCAAGGACGAGCTCATCCGCGAAGTGCTGGTCCAGCGGTACGACCTGATCGTCGGTAGCATCGACGCGCAGTTGCAGCACGTCGTCGATCCGGTCGAGCGCGTCAAGACCATCTTCGACTGGTATGAAGCGTGGTTCCGCACACCGGAATTTGCCGGCTGCCTGTTCGAGCGTGCGCTGGCCGAATTCGGCACCGCTTACGCGCCGATCTCGGATGTCGCGATCCGCTATCGCCGCAAAATGGTCGAATGGATCGCAGAACTGATCGAGGCCCTCGTGCCGCCCGAAACCGCGAACCGGCTGGCGACCGTCTTCATGATGCTGCTGGACGGCGCCACGGTCGACGCGCGGGCGTTCAACGACTCCGCGGCGGCCGGCCGCGCGTGGCAGGCCGCGCATGCCCTTCTCGAACAGGCGATGCACGCGACGGCCTCGCCCGCCGACGGTGCGGCCAACCCGACGTAA
- a CDS encoding tetratricopeptide repeat protein — protein sequence MYRRLLAPGLLLLLAACAQDPSVTAGTVRICDDTGCSDRPKDQVSYQKRDDAEDRDDPRIAALKQTAKTQPKAAYDLGLRYFRGDGVRQDSYQALKWMREAAERGDLNAQKALGSFYLFGLEEMGSDAREAEKWLSIAAARGDKESKKLLDLARKAKKEDEEDWKWRTQWRDTYYGYWYSGYPYYGVWQQTYWYY from the coding sequence ATGTATCGCCGTTTACTCGCACCGGGGCTGCTGTTGCTGTTGGCCGCGTGCGCGCAGGATCCGTCGGTGACTGCCGGCACGGTACGGATCTGCGACGACACCGGTTGTTCCGATCGCCCTAAAGATCAGGTCTCCTATCAAAAAAGGGACGATGCGGAAGACCGGGACGATCCGCGCATCGCCGCGCTCAAGCAAACCGCGAAGACCCAGCCGAAGGCCGCCTACGACCTCGGCCTGCGCTATTTCCGCGGCGACGGCGTGCGCCAGGACAGCTACCAGGCGCTCAAGTGGATGCGCGAGGCGGCCGAACGCGGCGACCTGAACGCGCAGAAGGCGCTCGGCAGTTTCTACCTGTTCGGCCTCGAGGAAATGGGCTCGGATGCGCGCGAAGCGGAGAAGTGGCTGTCGATCGCGGCCGCTCGCGGCGACAAGGAATCGAAAAAGCTGCTCGATCTCGCGCGCAAGGCGAAGAAAGAGGACGAAGAAGACTGGAAATGGCGCACGCAATGGCGTGACACCTATTACGGCTACTGGTACTCGGGCTATCCGTACTACGGCGTCTGGCAGCAGACGTACTGGTACTACTGA
- a CDS encoding LysR substrate-binding domain-containing protein yields the protein MTSQPTIAFSRLDGIPLVSFCRPNSWRERLEQIAGEHQVSLNFAAEADSLSLQGHIVADGGIHALLGPYAIANLERECRLQASMVVDPSVPRFIALAMSPHGELTLACRTVMQLTKEIARSRNLSSDLRLGVSAAFLRSI from the coding sequence TTGACCAGTCAGCCGACGATCGCGTTTTCCAGGCTCGATGGCATTCCGCTGGTCTCTTTCTGCCGCCCCAACAGCTGGCGCGAGCGGCTCGAACAAATCGCGGGCGAACATCAGGTGTCGCTCAATTTCGCGGCGGAAGCGGATTCACTGAGCCTGCAGGGGCACATCGTCGCCGACGGCGGCATCCATGCGTTGCTAGGCCCTTACGCGATCGCCAATCTGGAACGGGAATGCCGGTTGCAGGCGTCGATGGTGGTCGATCCGTCCGTGCCGCGCTTCATTGCGCTCGCCATGTCGCCTCACGGCGAACTGACGCTGGCGTGCCGCACGGTCATGCAGCTCACGAAGGAAATCGCACGGTCGCGCAATCTCTCGTCGGATCTTCGGTTGGGCGTGTCTGCCGCGTTCCTGCGTTCCATCTGA
- a CDS encoding LysR family transcriptional regulator: MDYAAWKLFIDAAELGSLSKTAIAYGTSQPHISRQIVELEQYCGGRLFQRTGRGVVLTELGARIAPRVRTWLASTEQLSNDIRSTAGEPIGVVRLGILPSTAHPLVSTLYHQLRERYPLVQLQVREGQGALLETWLENGSVDLAILFRNSPTPRNGDEYLVEAATYLVGRKAIL; the protein is encoded by the coding sequence GTGGACTATGCGGCCTGGAAGCTATTCATCGACGCGGCGGAACTCGGGAGCCTGAGCAAGACGGCCATTGCTTACGGAACCAGCCAGCCCCACATCAGCCGGCAGATCGTCGAGCTCGAGCAGTATTGCGGCGGCCGTCTGTTTCAACGGACAGGCCGCGGCGTGGTATTGACCGAGCTGGGCGCGCGTATCGCGCCGCGCGTGAGGACCTGGCTGGCCAGCACGGAGCAGTTGTCCAACGACATCCGCAGCACGGCGGGCGAGCCGATCGGCGTGGTCAGGCTCGGAATCCTGCCCTCCACCGCTCATCCCCTCGTCAGCACCCTTTACCACCAGCTTCGAGAGCGTTACCCGCTGGTGCAGTTACAGGTGCGCGAGGGTCAAGGGGCGCTGCTGGAAACCTGGCTCGAGAACGGCAGCGTCGATCTCGCCATCCTGTTTCGGAACAGTCCGACGCCGAGAAACGGCGACGAATATCTGGTCGAGGCCGCGACTTACCTCGTGGGGCGGAAGGCGATCCTTTGA
- a CDS encoding dihydrodipicolinate synthase family protein, translating into MKAIDLRGLVPAPVTPFTREGAVDHAAIQRLGAWLGGIEGVKGLTVLGHAGEGTFLSQKEQAQVIESFVKSVDGKIPVIAGITLEGTDVAVEEAKRAVEAGASAGLVYPSHGWLRFGYQKGAPQDRYRAIHEGSGLPLILFQYPDATKATYNLETQLEIAAQPGVFAMKNGVRNMRRWDVEIPIIRRERPELQILTCHDEYLLHTMFDVDGALVGYGGLAPEPLIELIRAGKAKDYPAARAIHDRLLPVTRNVYHRGSHMEGTVALKHGLVARGILEHATVRSPLLPLAQGADVEIADALRSAGLVD; encoded by the coding sequence ATGAAAGCGATCGATCTGCGCGGTTTGGTCCCGGCACCCGTTACCCCTTTCACCCGCGAGGGCGCGGTGGACCATGCCGCCATTCAACGGCTGGGCGCGTGGCTGGGCGGCATCGAAGGCGTCAAAGGTCTGACGGTGCTCGGGCACGCAGGCGAAGGCACGTTCCTCTCGCAGAAAGAACAGGCTCAAGTCATCGAAAGCTTCGTGAAGTCCGTCGACGGCAAGATTCCGGTCATCGCCGGTATCACGCTCGAAGGCACGGACGTGGCGGTGGAAGAGGCGAAGCGCGCGGTGGAGGCCGGCGCGTCGGCCGGTCTGGTGTATCCGTCGCACGGCTGGCTGCGCTTCGGCTATCAGAAAGGCGCGCCGCAGGATCGCTACCGCGCGATCCACGAGGGCAGCGGCCTGCCGCTCATCCTGTTCCAGTACCCGGACGCCACCAAGGCGACCTACAACCTCGAAACACAGCTGGAAATCGCCGCGCAACCGGGCGTCTTCGCGATGAAAAACGGCGTACGCAACATGCGTCGCTGGGACGTCGAGATTCCGATCATCCGACGCGAGCGTCCGGAACTGCAAATCCTGACGTGCCACGACGAGTATCTGCTTCACACGATGTTCGACGTCGACGGCGCGCTCGTCGGCTACGGCGGCCTGGCTCCCGAACCGCTCATCGAACTGATCAGGGCAGGCAAGGCGAAAGACTACCCGGCCGCCCGCGCGATTCACGATCGCCTGCTGCCGGTGACGCGCAACGTGTATCACCGCGGGTCGCACATGGAAGGCACCGTCGCGCTCAAGCATGGCCTGGTGGCCCGCGGCATCCTCGAACACGCTACCGTGCGCTCGCCGTTGCTGCCGCTCGCGCAAGGCGCGGACGTTGAAATCGCGGACGCGCTTCGTTCGGCCGGCCTCGTCGACTGA
- a CDS encoding MFS transporter: protein MNTPSTACGVDLGRSASETRPMSEQLRAANLLFRIENVPFCKWHTRARIVMGSATLFDAFDALSLAFVLPVLVGLWHLSPGQIGVLIAAGYLGQVVGALVFGWLAERLGRVPSATVAVGVMSAMSVVCAFTGSFHMLFLMRFLQGIGVGGEVPVAATYINELSQAHGRGRFFILYELIFPLGLLAAAQLGAFVVPRFGWETMFLIGGIPGMVVAILIARLPESPRWLVARGRLDKAERIIERLEASTTKRNLDIQVQRAEVDARVASLLVGRQSKRKGTWKELFSPFYRGRTVVVWLLWASAYFVANGINNWLPSLYRTVYHLPLQTSLQMASISNVLSTCGVLACALLIDRVGRRRWAMACFIISAALLAVLGIHGAGSAWSVMLLGSSAYAVMATTTVLLYLYTPEIYPTRMRAIGTGLATSWLRAASAAAPAIVGVVLTGKGIAAVFVMFAAVSAVGFFVAARMVETTNRSLEEISP, encoded by the coding sequence ATGAACACCCCTTCGACCGCCTGCGGCGTCGACCTTGGTCGATCCGCGAGCGAAACGCGTCCCATGAGCGAGCAACTGCGGGCGGCGAACCTGTTGTTCCGCATCGAGAACGTGCCGTTCTGCAAGTGGCACACTCGGGCACGGATCGTCATGGGCAGCGCGACCCTCTTCGATGCATTCGACGCACTTTCGCTGGCTTTCGTGCTGCCCGTCCTGGTGGGGCTGTGGCATCTTTCTCCCGGTCAGATCGGCGTGCTGATCGCTGCCGGCTATCTGGGCCAGGTCGTCGGCGCGTTGGTGTTCGGCTGGCTGGCCGAGCGCCTGGGGCGAGTGCCGAGCGCCACCGTCGCGGTGGGCGTCATGTCGGCGATGAGCGTCGTATGCGCGTTCACCGGCAGCTTTCACATGCTGTTTCTGATGCGCTTCCTGCAAGGCATCGGCGTGGGCGGAGAAGTGCCCGTGGCCGCCACGTACATCAACGAGCTGTCTCAGGCGCACGGCCGCGGGCGTTTCTTCATCCTGTACGAACTCATTTTCCCGTTGGGCCTGCTCGCGGCCGCGCAGCTCGGTGCGTTCGTCGTCCCGCGCTTCGGCTGGGAAACTATGTTCCTGATCGGCGGGATTCCGGGCATGGTCGTCGCGATCCTGATCGCACGTCTTCCGGAGTCGCCGCGCTGGCTCGTTGCACGCGGGCGTCTCGATAAGGCCGAACGGATCATCGAGCGGCTGGAAGCCAGCACGACGAAGCGCAACCTCGACATACAAGTCCAAAGGGCCGAGGTGGACGCGCGCGTGGCGAGCCTTCTGGTCGGACGACAGTCGAAGCGGAAGGGAACCTGGAAGGAACTCTTCTCGCCGTTCTACCGAGGCCGCACCGTCGTCGTGTGGCTGCTTTGGGCAAGCGCTTATTTCGTGGCCAATGGCATCAACAACTGGCTGCCGAGCCTCTACAGGACGGTCTACCATCTGCCGCTGCAGACGTCGCTTCAGATGGCATCCATCTCGAACGTCCTGAGTACGTGCGGGGTGCTTGCCTGTGCGCTGCTGATCGATCGGGTCGGGCGCCGCCGGTGGGCAATGGCCTGCTTCATCATCAGCGCGGCCCTGCTTGCCGTACTCGGCATTCATGGCGCCGGCAGCGCGTGGTCCGTGATGTTGCTCGGATCGTCGGCGTACGCGGTGATGGCAACGACCACGGTCCTTCTGTACCTGTACACCCCTGAGATCTACCCCACCCGGATGCGCGCCATCGGCACCGGTCTCGCGACCTCCTGGCTGCGCGCGGCGTCTGCTGCCGCGCCGGCGATCGTCGGCGTCGTATTGACCGGGAAAGGCATCGCCGCGGTATTCGTCATGTTTGCCGCGGTCAGTGCGGTGGGTTTCTTCGTCGCCGCGCGAATGGTGGAGACGACCAATCGTTCGCTCGAGGAAATTTCCCCGTAG
- a CDS encoding porin codes for MKKTRQVVVRVAARRVVGTLGVTAIFSAGLVLNSVGAYADSGSQVQLYGLIGTYVGSIKRSDTPQSAVQMGSGGLTTSFWGIRGKEDLGGGVGAIFVLESFFQPANGALGRSTADPFWSRNAYVGFQGDFGQVTFGRQRNPAYTAESLVNPFGSSTVFSPLVLQTFVTNYGGTIIGDTVWNNTVKYTTPDFKGFAATVIYGLGGVAGSPGVGNLGVHLNYQGHGLTAVLSGQRVRYTAAGPVGAQYAYLAGAAYDFKLVTLYGAWAMTSDASTPTGSHTYEAGLSIPLSPADFLLAEWARTKRSGATPAAGSLRNTASVGYNHLLSKRTDLYAVYAYDKLSAHPTGNTFAVGIRHTF; via the coding sequence ATGAAAAAGACACGACAGGTCGTGGTGCGCGTTGCCGCTCGGCGCGTTGTCGGTACGCTCGGCGTGACGGCGATATTCAGCGCCGGTCTGGTATTGAATTCCGTCGGGGCATACGCGGATAGCGGCTCCCAGGTCCAGCTTTATGGCCTCATCGGCACCTACGTCGGCAGTATCAAACGCAGCGACACGCCGCAGTCCGCGGTACAGATGGGGAGCGGCGGGCTGACCACGTCGTTCTGGGGAATCCGCGGCAAGGAAGACCTTGGCGGCGGCGTCGGCGCCATTTTCGTTCTCGAAAGCTTCTTTCAACCCGCGAACGGCGCGCTCGGGCGCAGTACGGCGGACCCGTTCTGGTCGCGCAACGCGTACGTGGGCTTTCAAGGCGACTTCGGGCAGGTGACCTTCGGGCGACAAAGAAACCCGGCCTATACGGCTGAATCCCTCGTCAATCCGTTCGGATCCTCGACCGTCTTCTCTCCGCTCGTCCTGCAGACGTTCGTGACCAACTATGGCGGGACGATCATCGGCGATACGGTGTGGAACAACACCGTCAAGTACACGACGCCGGACTTCAAGGGGTTCGCCGCCACCGTCATCTACGGTCTTGGCGGCGTGGCGGGTTCGCCGGGCGTCGGTAATCTCGGCGTTCACCTGAACTATCAAGGGCATGGCCTCACGGCCGTGTTGTCCGGCCAGCGCGTGCGGTATACCGCGGCAGGGCCGGTCGGCGCGCAGTACGCCTATCTGGCCGGCGCGGCATACGACTTCAAGCTCGTCACGCTCTACGGCGCGTGGGCGATGACGAGCGACGCGAGTACGCCGACCGGCAGCCACACCTACGAAGCCGGCTTGTCGATCCCGTTGTCACCGGCCGATTTCCTGCTCGCGGAGTGGGCGCGCACGAAGCGGTCCGGCGCTACCCCGGCGGCCGGCAGCCTGCGGAATACCGCGTCCGTCGGCTACAACCACCTGCTGTCGAAACGGACGGACCTCTACGCGGTTTACGCTTACGACAAGCTGAGCGCTCACCCCACCGGCAACACGTTTGCGGTGGGCATTCGCCACACGTTCTGA
- a CDS encoding bifunctional diguanylate cyclase/phosphodiesterase, with product MLPTSYNALLVLLSLLIAILASYTVLDMAGRIKSAQGHAARWWLVGGACVMGTGIWSMHFVGMLAFALPIPLGYDPAITLLSLLIAIVCSTGALWLVCRDTLKWRRLCGGAMLMGAGVAGMHYTGMASMRMSPGIGYDPLLVCLSVAIAVVASGAVLWIVFIRRANSSRVRLLNLGSAVLMGAAIAGMHYTGMAAARFPLGSICGAAGSRMDAGWLALVIIVATLAILAIALIVSILDLRLEARTAVLATSLAAANQELTYLALHDNLTKLPNRVLLEDRIDQAIQGADREHGSFALMFMDLDGFKAVNDAYGHHVGDLLLVDVARRIGANLRSQDTIARLGGDEFVLAVAVDEPADAADVADKILAVIRKPFRVSEHELRVSASIGIALYPGNGSDFRDLMTNADAAMYHAKALGRNAYCFFEASMNANVREHLKIVQELRLALERRELVLHYQPKFDVPHGPIIGVEALLRWMHPTRGLISPDQFIPIAEKTGLIVPIGEWVLDEACRQMRVWCDAGRTDWTMAVNLSPLQFGHASLIRVVEATLQRHALEPHCLTLEITESTAMRDADASLRILQQLHDMGVRISIDDFGTGYSSLLYLKRLPASELKIDRGFIRDLEHDTEDAAIISAIVALGRALDLKIVAEGVETTAQQQFLTQLGCNSLQGFLLGRPMPADHFVEMTAHGNGINTI from the coding sequence ATGCTGCCGACCAGTTATAACGCGTTGCTCGTTCTTCTTTCGCTGCTGATTGCCATATTGGCGTCCTACACCGTGCTGGACATGGCTGGGCGCATCAAGAGCGCTCAGGGGCATGCCGCACGGTGGTGGCTGGTCGGCGGGGCTTGCGTGATGGGCACGGGCATCTGGTCGATGCATTTCGTCGGCATGCTCGCTTTCGCGTTGCCGATTCCACTCGGATACGATCCGGCCATTACCTTGCTGTCGTTGCTGATCGCGATCGTCTGCTCCACGGGCGCACTGTGGCTCGTCTGCCGGGACACGCTGAAGTGGCGCCGGCTGTGCGGCGGGGCCATGTTGATGGGGGCCGGCGTAGCGGGCATGCATTACACGGGCATGGCGTCGATGCGCATGTCGCCCGGCATCGGCTACGACCCGTTGCTCGTTTGCCTGTCGGTCGCGATTGCCGTGGTCGCATCGGGCGCCGTGCTGTGGATCGTATTCATCCGGCGTGCCAACTCGTCGCGCGTGCGCCTGCTCAACCTGGGATCGGCCGTCCTGATGGGCGCCGCCATCGCCGGCATGCACTATACCGGGATGGCCGCCGCCCGCTTCCCGCTGGGCAGCATCTGCGGGGCAGCCGGCTCGCGCATGGACGCCGGCTGGCTGGCACTGGTCATCATCGTCGCCACGTTGGCCATACTCGCCATTGCGTTGATCGTCTCCATCCTCGACCTGCGTCTGGAGGCCCGCACGGCGGTACTGGCCACGTCACTGGCCGCAGCCAACCAGGAATTGACGTATCTGGCGCTGCACGACAACCTCACCAAGCTCCCCAATCGCGTGCTGCTCGAAGACCGGATCGATCAGGCGATTCAGGGTGCCGACCGCGAGCACGGAAGCTTCGCGCTGATGTTCATGGACCTCGATGGATTCAAGGCGGTCAACGATGCCTATGGTCATCACGTCGGCGATCTGTTGCTGGTCGACGTGGCGCGGCGCATCGGCGCGAACCTGCGTTCGCAGGACACGATTGCCCGCCTGGGGGGCGACGAATTCGTGCTGGCCGTGGCGGTGGACGAGCCCGCGGACGCGGCCGACGTGGCGGACAAGATATTGGCGGTGATCCGGAAACCGTTCCGCGTGTCCGAACACGAATTGCGCGTGTCGGCCAGTATCGGCATTGCGCTCTATCCCGGCAACGGTAGCGATTTCCGCGACCTGATGACCAATGCCGATGCAGCGATGTATCACGCCAAGGCACTCGGCCGGAACGCGTACTGTTTCTTCGAGGCATCGATGAACGCGAATGTCCGCGAGCACCTGAAAATCGTGCAGGAGCTCCGTTTGGCGCTGGAGCGGCGTGAACTGGTCCTGCACTACCAGCCGAAGTTCGACGTCCCGCACGGACCGATCATCGGCGTCGAGGCGCTGTTGCGATGGATGCACCCGACGCGCGGTCTCATTTCACCCGATCAGTTCATCCCGATTGCGGAAAAGACCGGCTTGATCGTGCCGATCGGCGAGTGGGTGCTGGACGAGGCCTGTCGGCAGATGCGCGTGTGGTGCGATGCAGGTCGAACCGACTGGACGATGGCCGTCAACCTGTCGCCGCTGCAATTCGGTCACGCGAGCCTGATCCGGGTCGTGGAGGCCACCTTGCAGCGGCACGCGCTGGAGCCGCACTGCCTGACGCTGGAGATCACGGAATCGACCGCGATGCGCGATGCGGACGCCAGCTTGAGAATCCTGCAGCAGCTTCACGACATGGGCGTGCGCATTTCCATCGACGACTTCGGAACGGGTTATTCAAGCTTGCTGTATCTCAAACGCTTGCCGGCCAGCGAGCTCAAGATCGACCGCGGCTTCATTCGCGATCTCGAACACGATACCGAAGACGCCGCGATCATTTCGGCGATCGTCGCCCTCGGCCGGGCACTGGACCTGAAGATCGTCGCGGAGGGCGTTGAAACGACGGCCCAGCAGCAGTTCCTGACCCAACTCGGCTGCAACTCGCTGCAGGGCTTCCTGCTCGGGCGCCCGATGCCGGCGGATCACTTCGTCGAAATGACCGCGCACGGCAACGGGATCAACACCATTTGA
- a CDS encoding carboxymuconolactone decarboxylase family protein, with protein MSRLTTIHPEEATGATAEVFAKIKKAVGKVPNAYATIGTQSPEALGAALAFDAAVAASTLGKADIEVIKLTVSEYAGCDYCVAAHTLMGKLAGLTSDQMKQVRAGATTGDAARDALVAYVRTLVGTHGTVPVAVVDAVRAAGYTERQLIEISLAIASITFTNLVNRVNDTTLDFPAVA; from the coding sequence ATGTCCCGTCTCACCACCATTCACCCTGAAGAGGCAACCGGCGCGACCGCTGAAGTGTTCGCGAAAATCAAGAAGGCTGTCGGCAAGGTGCCCAACGCCTACGCAACCATCGGCACGCAAAGCCCCGAAGCGCTCGGCGCGGCGCTGGCATTCGATGCGGCGGTCGCGGCAAGCACACTCGGCAAGGCCGATATCGAGGTGATCAAGCTGACGGTCAGCGAATACGCGGGATGTGATTACTGCGTGGCCGCTCACACGCTGATGGGCAAGCTGGCAGGCCTGACGAGTGATCAGATGAAGCAGGTGCGCGCAGGCGCGACAACCGGCGACGCCGCGCGGGACGCGCTGGTCGCGTATGTCCGTACGCTCGTCGGCACGCACGGCACGGTTCCCGTTGCGGTCGTCGATGCGGTGCGCGCAGCGGGCTATACGGAACGCCAGCTCATCGAGATCAGTCTCGCCATCGCATCGATCACGTTCACGAACCTCGTCAATCGCGTGAACGATACGACGCTCGATTTTCCGGCTGTGGCGTAA